Genomic segment of Solanum stenotomum isolate F172 unplaced genomic scaffold, ASM1918654v1 scaffold798, whole genome shotgun sequence:
NNNNNNNNNNNNNNNNNNNNNNNNNNNNNNNNNNNNNNNNNNNNNNNNNNNNNNNNNNNNNNNNNNNNNNNNNNNNNNNNNNNNNNNNNNNNNNNNNNNNNNNNNNNNNNNNNNNNNNNNNNNNNNNNNNNNNNNNNNNNNNNNNNNNNNNNNNNNNNNNNNNNNNNNNNNNNNNNNNNNNNNNNNNNNNNNNNNNNNNNNNNNNNNNNNNNNNNNNNNNNNNNNNNNNNNNNNNNNNNNNNNNNNNNNNNNNNNNNNNNNNNNNNNNNNNNNNNNNNNNNNNNNNNNNNNNNNNNNNNNNNNNNNNNNNNNNNNNNNNNNNNNNNNNNNNNNNNNNNNNNNNNNNNNNNNNNNNNNNNNNNNNNNNNNNNNNNNNNNNNNNNNNNNNNNNNNNNNNNNNNNNNNNNNNNNNNNNNNNNNNNNNNNNNNNNNNNNNNNNNNNNNNNNNNNNNNNNNNNNNNNNNNNNNNNNNNNNNNNNNNNNNNNNNNNNNNNNNNNNNNNNNNNNNNNNNNNNNNNNNNNNNNNNNNNNNNNNNNNNNNNNNNNNNNNNNNNNNNNNNNNNNNNNNNNNNNNNNNNNNNNNNNNNNNNNNNNNNNNNNNNNNNNNNNNNNNNNNNNNNNNNNNNNNNNNNNNNNNNNNNNNNNNNNNNNNNNNNNNNNNNNNNNNNNNNNNNNNNNNNNNNNNNNNNNNNNNNNNNNNNNNNNNNNNNNNNNNNNNNNNNNNNNNNNNNNNNNNNNNNNNNNNNNNNNNNNNNNNNNNNNNNNNNNNNNNNNNNNNNNNNNNNNNNNNNNNNNNNNNNNNNNNNNNNNNNNNNNNNNNNNNNNNNNNNNNNNNNNNNNNNNNNNNNNNNNNNNNNNNNNNNNNNNNNNNNNNNNNNNNNNNNNNNNNNNNNNNNNNNNNNNNNNNNNNNNNNNNNNNNNNNNNNNNNNNNNNNNNNNNNNNNNNNNNNNNNNNNNNNNNNNNNNNNNNNNNNNNNNNNNNNNNNNNNNNNNNNNNNNNNNNNNNNNNNNNNNNNNNNNNNNNNNNNNNNNNNNNNNNNNNNNNNNNNNNNNNNNNNNNNNNNNNNNNNNNNNNNNNNNNNNNNNNNNNNNNNNNNNNNNNNNNNNNNNNNNNNNNNNNNNNNNNNNNNNNNNNNNNNNNNNNNNNNNNNNNNNNNNNNNNNNNNNNNNNNNNNNNNNNNNNNNNNNNNNNNNNNNNNNNNNNNNNNNNNNNNNNNNNNNNNNNNNNNNNNNNNNNNNNNNNNNNNNNNNNNNNNNNNNNNNNNNNNNNNNNNNNNNNNNNNNNNNNNNNNNNNNNNNNNNNNNNNNNNNNNNNNNNNNNNNNNNNNNNNNNNNNNNNNNNNNNNNNNNNNNNNNNNNNNNNNNNNNNNNNNNNNNNNNNNNNNNNNNNNNNNNNNNNNNNNNNNNNNNNNNNNNNNNNNNNNNNNNNNNNNNNNNNNNNNNNNNNNNNNNNNNNNNNNNNNNNNNNNNNNNNNNNNNNNNNNNNNNNNNNNNNNNNNNNNNNNNNNNNNNNNNNNNNNNNNNNNNNNNNNNNNNNNNNNNNNNNNNNNNNNNNNNNNNNNNNNNNNNNNNNNNNNNNNNNNNNNNNNNNNNNNNNNNNNNNNNNNNNNNNNNNNNNNNNNNNNNNNNNNNNNNNNNNNNNNNNNNNNNNNNNNNNNNNNNNNNNNNNNNNNNNNNNNNNNNNNNNNNNNNNNNNNNNNNNNNNNNNNNNNNNNNNNNNNNNNNNNNNNNNNNNNNNNNNNNNNNNNNNNNNNNNNNNNNNNNNNNNNNNNNNNNNNNNNNNNNNNNNNNNNNNNNNNNNNNNNNNNNNNNNNNNNNNNNNNNNNNNNNNNNNNNNNNNNNNNNNNNNNNNNNNNNNNNNNNNNNNNNNNNNNNNNNNNNNNNNNNNNNNNNNNNNNNNNNNNNNNNNNNNNNNNNNNNNNNNNNNNNNNNNNNNNNNNNNNNNNNNNNNNNNNNNNNNNNNNNNNNNNNNNNNNNNNNNNNNNNNNNNNNNNNNNNNNNNNNNNNNNNNNNNNNNNNNNNNNNNNNNNNNNNNNNNNNNNNNNNNNNNNNNNNNNNNNNNNNNNNNNNNNNNNNNNNNNNNNNNNNNNNNNNNNNNNNNNNNNNNNNNNNNNNNNNNNNNNNNNNNNNNNNNNNNNNNNNNNNNNNNNNNNNNNNNNNNNNNNNNNNNNNNNNNNNNNNNNNNNNNNNNNNNNNNNNNNNNNNNNNNNNNNNNNNNNNNNNNNNNNNNNNNNNNNNNNNNNNNNNNNNNNNNNNNNNNNNNNNNNNNNNNNNNNNNNNNNNNNNNNNNNNNNNNNNNNNNNNNNNNNNNNNNNNNNNNNNNNNNNNNNNNNNNNNNNNNNNNNNNNNNNNNNNNNNNNNNNNNNNNNNNNNNNNNNNNNNNNNNNNNNNNNNNNNNNNNNNNNNNNNNNNNNNNNNNNNNNNNNNNNNNNNNNNNNNNNNNNNNNNNNNNNNNNNNNNNNNNNNNNNNNNNNNNNNNNNNNNNNNNNNNNNNNNNNNNNNNNNNNNNNNNNNNNNNNNNNNNNNNNNNNNNNNNNNNNNNNNNNNNNNNNNNNNNNNNNNNNNNNNNNNNNNNNNNNNNNNNNNNNNNNNNNNNNNNNNNNNNNNNNNNNNNNNNNNNNNNNNNNNNNNNNNNNNNNNNNNNNNNNNNNNNNNNNNNNNNNNNNNNNNNNNNNNNNNNNNNNNNNNNNNNNNNNNNNNNNNNNNNNNNNNNNNNNNNNNNNNNNNNNNNNNNNNNNNNNNNNNNNNNNNNNNNNNNNNNNNNNNNNNNNNNNNNNNNNNNNNNNNNNNNNNNNNNNNNNNNNNNNNNNNNNNNNNNNNNNNNNNNNNNNNNNNNNNNNNNNNNNNNNNNNNNNNNNNNNNNNNNNNNNNNNNNNNNNNNNNNNNNNNNNNNNNNNNNNNNNNNNNNNNNNNNNNNNNNNNNNNNNNNNNNNNNNNNNNNNNNNNNNNNNNNNNNNNNNNNNNNNNNNNNNNNNNNNNNNNNNNNNNNNNNNNNNNNNNNNNNNNNNNNNNNNNNNNNNNNNNNNNNNNNNNNNNNNNNNNNNNNNNNNNNNNNNNNNNNNNNNNNNNNNNNNNNNNNNNNNNNNNNNNNNNNNNNNNNNNNNNNNNNNNNNNNNNNNNNNNNNNNNNNNNNNNNNNNNNNNNNNNNNNNNNNNNNNNNNNNNNNNNNNNNNNNNNNNNNNNNNNNNNNNNNNNNNNNNNNNNNNNNNNNNNNNNNNNNNNNNNNNNNNNNNNNNNNNNNNNNNNNNNNNNNNNNNNNNNNNNNNNNNNNNNNNNNNNNNNNNNNNNNNNNNNNNNNNNNNNNNNNNNNNNNNNNNNNNNNNNNNNNNNNNNNNNNNNNNNNNNNNNNNNNNNNNNNNNNNNNNNNNNNNNNNNNNNNNNNNNNNNNNNNNNNNNNNNNNNNNNNNNNNNNNNNNNNNNNNNNNNNNNNNNNNNNNNNNNNNNNNNNNNNNNNNNNNNNNNNNNNNNNNNNNNNNNNNNNNNNNNNNNNNNNNNNNNNNNNNNNNNNNNNNNNNNNNNNNNNNNNNNNNNNNNNNNNNNNNNNNNNNNNNNNNNNNNNNNNNNNNNNNNNNNNNNNNNNNNNNNNNNNNNNNNNNNNNNNNNNNNNNNNNNNNNNNNNNNNNNNNNNNNNNNNNNNNNNNNNNNNNNNNNNNNNNNNNNNNNNNNNNNNNNNNNNNNNNNNNNNNNNNNNNNNNNNNNNNNNNNNNNNNNNNNNNNNNNNNNNNNNNNNNNNNNNNNNNNNNNNNNNNNNNNNNNNNNNNNNNNNNNNNNNNNNNNNNNNNNNNNNNNNNNNNNNNNNNNNNNNNNNNNNNNNNNNNNNNNNNNNNNNNNNNNNNNNNNNNNNNNNNNNNNNNNNNNNNNNNNNNNNNNNNNNNNNNNNNNNNNNNNNNNNNNNNNNNNNNNNNtaaaataaaataaaataaaaaattacgtAACTCCATctttggtttcctttttttacttcatttttgaatttttttgaagatgATAGTTATCCAAATCAATATCCAAACGgataagtttttgaaatttgagtgattaattttaattttaaattttaatttcaaaagataaataactaattttattcCTACAAAATAGTTAACCACATAACACacatttaaataacaaaaatcatTCTTAACTACACCATTTACATCTTCCCAAAAATTGTACTCATTTCAGAATTCTTATTCTCTTAAGCATGGTAACATTTTTTGCTTTTCAAGTTTGCTTTTATGATTAGTTCATGAGTATGAAGAGAAGATCATTTGGTTTAAAAGAGTTCAGAAATAGattgatatttcttttaagaTAAGTTCATAGTTTTTCATATCAATGAAAATGAgtatgtttaattttgtttaagatAAAAAAGGAGTATGTGTTACGTTATACTATTAATCAATAggcttatttaaattttgaaggaATTATGTTTAGCTTTTGTTTTATTGCAAGTATGTTGCCGGTTGATATAGATACTACTCTACTTCTTAGATCCATGATATAATAACATGAATTGATctgaattttgaaatatatacaatatgtatatatgtagaaATATGACTTTGTTCTCTTTCTCTGTTTCTTTGCAGGGAAAATAATTTGCAAGAAAGTGAtaattttttgtatagtttAAACTACCAAGCAAGATAAGATAAGAAAACACTATGTTAGGAGCCTCTGGATGATATTGCAAGCTGTTACAATGAATAGAGGTAGAGGAGTGGCGGCATTACTCATTAGTCGAGGGCCTTCATGGGTTATTCCCAATCTCATATATATCAATGGTTAACAATCAATTTCACTCTATAACAATTACCATCTCAATCTGAAAAGAGGTTAAAATCTAAATAtattaacaacaataataacctACTTTGCAATGATTCAAAACtattcttaaaataaatgaatttttaaatacaagacttgtttttgtgaaattatatcaaaatatttctaaCTACACATTATCGTTCTATGTCGGAGTCCTAAAACTTGAAACAATAAATCAATGTATGTTTAGGACTTCtctactttctttttatttttggaatttataaaaaaactatATCAACTAtttaaactataaaataaatttattatatttatataatttctgTATACAAACAGTtgctaaaaatttcaaaatatgaaaaatcggAATAACTGAAAATTGTGCCATACTTTTCTActtatagttatttttatttgatacttcttttttcttttaaaaatttcataaagtcGAAGTATTTTAAGTTGTAAATCGAAAATCCAAAAacgaaatttaacaaatgaaaataaaacacTTATGATACcactaaaaaattaaatctcACTTTTTAAAACTCTATTTTATATCAAAAGAgaaattacttttttataaCTATTGCAAGGTCAATTTTATCTCCCAGAAGGGttaaattgatttattaatCTTTAAACGagatatatttttaatgttattcagttagttactttttttttattagttatgtcaatttataatttgtgtaaatataattatttttaaaaaagtatacGAATTTTGTTAGTagatttaaatgataaaaaaaaaatcctacaaTCTAATGGTAGTTTAAAACAAACGAAAATTTTACTAGAAAAAATTAACTATATTGtattaaaggaaaataatagaccaaaatattaaaatattgaataaaaatcatataaaattcaaattcaaattttatttatccatataaaatatttaattgttattgcacaaaatataaaaataattatcaacaaaattgaaatatcTTAGATCAATATTGAattgaatattaaaataattccAAACAATAACTGAAAgtagtatttaaattttaaaaataaaacaagccTAAATTTGTGCCATACTTTCCtactcatatttattttcatttgaatacttctttttcctttaaaaaatttcataattcaaagTATTTTATATGGATAAATCGaaaatccaaaaaaagaaatacttctgtttttgcataaaaattcataattcaaagtattttaatttgtaaattgaaaaataaaacattacaaactcaaaattaaagaatttcaCTGAAAAATTAAATCACACTTTTCTTAAATCTATTTTATAGGAAATTAGCAAGTACTTCAATATAACAATTACAAGGTCAATTCTATTTCCCATGGGGTTAAANaattaccaaaatgacctttcgggtcattacagtCAATTCTATTTCCCATGGggttaaattgatttatttatttttaaattgagatatatatttttagtgttATTGTagttacttatttttattagttgGGTGAGTCTAAATTTGATACATTAGTTTTATTGTAGTTACTTATTTTGTGAAGCTTTTTTCTCTTGAATTATGgaggtttaatttattatatttagatTACATGTATAATGTACCAATTATTCATGTAATCTACGTAGTACAATTATTTTTCATAGTTATAGaatcttataatatatataagattattatttgttgataaaatgaaaaaaatctcaaaatcaagTGCTCGGTTATTATTTGTTGATAATGCTAAAGAACTTCTCAAATTTGTCTCTATTTCTTCGATTGCAATGGTAATAGAAAATTAACATTATATTACTATTGTCAAATTTAGACAATGAACTAAGCTTATATGTTGATTTAGTTACACAAATATTCTATTATAGCATTATCAAGTTGCAAATTAACATTCTCTCAAcaatattatctttataataaatcaaaatttaaaattatcaataaatcaatatttatgaTTACACATATCAATTAACCGCTCAACGCGCGGGTACGTATACTAGTTATTTAAtaatagaaaagagaaaatcatggataaaatatttttttaaaaaggaacgtatcacttaaaattctcatcagttacaatttcaaaagtaaTTGATTGTATTTATTCCAATATTAATGAATCATGATatgtgtatttgtattcattgtGGTTTTCATGTTTGGATTTGTAAAATGACATTTGTATTTCTTTAGTAGTTTGTATTCATTCGAATAGGTATACCAAATTTATTTGTAGTTATTAAGAAACATATTTGCATCCATATACTTAAAACTCGTGTTCATTCAGAAAAGATACAACATTGATttgtaaatttttcaaaaacgtATATTCTTTCTTAAAATTCCAACAAAATTTGTATTCCAGTCATCAAAAACGTACAAATTTACAATCacaatttgtatttaaaaaatatatatttcttatctGTTATgtattccaaaaatatattatattcaaagtTTAATTTATAGAACATCTACTAAATCATATTCCAAATTACTTTATATTCCAAGCATccaacatataaaaaaaagtcaacaactattttttaattttgaaatatgacTGATGATTCTGTACTTGCATTTCCTTTGGGTCCTTCTGCATGTGAGAAAGATGCaaaaatacttcaattcctTGAAAAGATAACTAGAATTGTTGATGTCGTCCAACAAAGTGTCTTAGATGAGATATTGATCCGAAACTCCCAAATTGAATACCTCAGTGACTGTCTAACCTTTAAATCGAATAATCAGATAGTAACTTATGAAGATCTTTAgattcaaaatacaaaatacgaTCCAAATCCATTTTCGAATCACTTTTTCAATAGCCATTTTcgaatcacttctaaacaaattaaagaatcaCCAGTTAATGAATATCTGATCGTTTTTGTATTTCACCGGCAATCTCAAAGTTCAACGAAATCAATCCAATTCACTTTGAAATCTCAATcgattatttcaaaattttattccCTAATAGAAACAATCGCAAATCAGTTGGATTCACTTTGACAAAGGTTGAAAATCTTGTGAATGATATCTGAGATTTCTTAGAAAAATGGAGGAATTTGATTTAGAAAAGGCAAGGTTTAAGTTAGTTGAGGATATGGAATAATGGAAGAAATtgtgagagagagaaaaagagaaaggatagactttgagtaaaaaatttagagagagaaaagtgGTAATGGGGTCTTTGTTTTTAACTTTCACACGTAATGAAGTAACAAAATGGGgcaaatttgagaaataaaaggaaggTAAATGAATTATATTAGGATACACTTTCtttgctaaaatattgacattttgacatttttaataattattttaaagtgtagatgtttttaataattatgtcaGAGATTTTGACTAGTTAGCTAACTTATCCATTAAAGTAATGACCAAATGAATTTAAATTGTAGCcaaattgaatttatttagtAAATTTGGCTAGTAATTAAATAggacgaattaatataaattaattaatgagcttcttactcttaacgaaataaaataattaacttaattataaataaaataaaataatttaaaatataaactattatataactaaactagttaaccaaatatttaacaaaatctttttgagacggttttcgaatattcataaactatactaattatatacaaaattatataaaacatatatattacttaaaaattataaactaaataaaataatttaaaatataaactattatataactaaactaattaaccaaatatttaacaaaatctttttgagatggttttcgaatattcataaactatactaattatatacaaaattatataaaacatatatattagttaaaaattttaaaaatgataaaactaactaaaagtaacttgaaaatattttgaactttataaaaactaattatttcaaatcgtttggaatttaagaagttcagtgattaatctatattgtggaggtccaaaattaggtgtcaacaatcATCAACTTTATCAGTTACGCCAATGGATTGATTTAATTCCTCAATTTCTATCAGCATGTGTTTGGAGCCACCAAATAGCAAGATTTATTTATGTTCACTAGTTGACCAGAGATGTGTTCATAGTCCTTGAAGGTGTTTAGCATAAGAGCTAGAGAGTTGCTTATTACCTGAGAAAAAAGAACAGTATAAGTTAGTAACTGTGGCACTACTTTTCATCACACAATTCTAGAGAATATGAAAGCAAGACTATTTACAAAGAATTAAGCACACAATAAATAAAGCAAGACTTGGTTGACTTGCCATGTCTTTGGCTGATTAGAGGAATTTTTTGCCACCATATTTGACAATTATGATTGAGATGTGAAAGACTTGGTTGAATGGAAAAATCTCCTAAAAAGAGATCTTATTGCTATTCAAAGTCTCAAAACCACAGGTTACTAGTACTAATATTTGCACTAATGGAGAAAGCCTTCACTATTTTATTCTTAACAATACTCTTGTTGCTTCACTATGTTATGGCCCAAACCAACATTACGACTGATCAATTAGCTCTTCTCTCTTTTAAATCCCAAATTAGTTCTGACCCCTTTCACTTCTTGAATGAAAGTTGGTCTCCTGCTATTTCTGTTTGCCGTTGGGTTGGAGTCATTTGTGGTTCTCGTCACCAGCGAGTGAAGTCGTTAAAGCTTTTCAACTTGGCTCTTACAGGCAGAATTCCCCTTGATTTTGGAAACCTCACATTTCTTGTTTCTCTTGACTTGGGAAGCAACCATTTCCATGGAAATTTGCCTCAAGAAATGGCACATTTGCGTCGGCTTAAGTTTCTTGATTTAAGTTTAAACAGCTTCAGAGGGGAAATTCCTTCTTGGTTTGGGTTTTTACACCAACTTCAAGTTGTAAACCTAAGGAGTAACAGTTTTACTGGTTCCATTCCTCCGTCACTCTCGAACGCCTCAAGGTTGGAGACTTTACAAATATCTGCCAATTTACTTCAAGGAAACATCCCCGAAGAGATTGGCAATCTTCACAACCTGAATTGGTTATCCATAGAAAATAATCATCTTACGGGTTCTATACCATTCACAATATTCAATATTTCTAGAATTGAAGTCATTTCAATTTCATATAATAGCCTATCAGGAGATCTTCCCAATGGTTTATGCAGTGATCTCCCAATACTCAAAGAGCTTATTTATCAATAAACAAGCTTCATGGTCATATGCCTACAAGCTTGTCAAATTGTTCAAAttagcaaaaacaaaaagatgTACCCGGTGCTATATAACCAAATGTTGCTAAGGTTTTGTGTATAAATCACTCTCATCTTCACCGAGCAGCTTTGCAATACCAAAGTCACTTAGGTGGGCAACCATATCCTCATCCAACAAGACGTTACTAGACTTTATATCATAGTGAATCACGGGCGAGGAGTATCCATGATGGAGATATTCCAACGCACATGCCACATCTATGATAATGCTTAGTCTCTGGCTGATGTCTAGGAAGTAGTTGTGGGAATACAAATACTTGTCAAGACTTCCATTAGGCATATACTCAAGCACTAAAGCCttaaaatcaaggttggaacaacTAGTGATGACTTTTACGAGATTCCTATGGTGAAGGCTATGCAAAACTTCACATTCTGTATCAGAACTCTTGAATGCCGCTTCCAGTTGCAGATTGAACACTTTAACTGCAATGGCAGTCCCACTCCTGAGAACGCCTTTGTAAACAGAGCCTTTGTAATCAGAGTACTAATCTGATTAGTTCTGGAAGTTTTGGCTCTGTTTACAAAGGCGTTCTCAGGAGTGGGACTGCCATTGCAGTAAAAGTGTTCAATCTGCAACTGGAAGTGGCATTCAAGAGTTTCGATACAGAATGTGAAGTTTTGCGTAGCCTTCACCATAGGAATCTCGTAAAAGTCATCACTAgttgttccaaccttgattttaaGGCTTTAGTGCTTGAGTATATGCCTAATGGAAGTCTTGATAAGTATTTGTATTCCCACGACTACTTCCTAGACATCAGGCAGAGACTAAGCATTATGATAGATGTGGCATGTTCGTTGGAATATCTCCATCATGGATGCTCCTATCCCGTGATTCATTGTGATATAAAACCTAGTAACGTCTTGCTGGATGAGGATATGGTTGCCCACCTAAGCCACTTTGGTATTTCAAAACTGCTTGGTGAAGATGAGAGTGATTTATACACAAAAACCTTAGCAACATTTGGTTATATTGCACCGGGTACGTCTCTTTGTTTTTGCTAATTTGAACATTGATTTTTcctcttattcttttttttttccaatcaaGAAAGTATACTGCATCTTTAAATGAATTGTTTGACTGTAGAGTATGGATTGGATGGACTGTTGTCAGTAAAATGCGATGTCTATAGTTACGAGATTATGTTGCTGGAAACAT
This window contains:
- the LOC125853048 gene encoding receptor kinase-like protein Xa21 codes for the protein MAQTNITTDQLALLSFKSQISSDPFHFLNESWSPAISVCRWVGVICGSRHQRVKSLKLFNLALTGRIPLDFGNLTFLVSLDLGSNHFHGNLPQEMAHLRRLKFLDLSLNSFRGEIPSWFGFLHQLQVVNLRSNSFTGSIPPSLSNASRLETLQISANLLQGNIPEEIGNLHNLNCSGSFGSVYKGVLRSGTAIAVKVFNLQLEVAFKSFDTECEVLRSLHHRNLVKVITSCSNLDFKALVLEYMPNGSLDKYLYSHDYFLDIRQRLSIMIDVACSLEYLHHGCSYPVIHCDIKPSNVLLDEDMVAHLSHFGISKLLGEDESDLYTKTLATFGYIAPEYGLDGLLSVKCDVYSYEIMLLETFTRTKPSDFEGDLNLKQWVSYSLPEAVKDVIVANLVTPLDNRLQKKLDVVASIMKVALDCCAESPARRTNMKDVVGMLQKIKIQLLHVEHVL